One genomic window of Thioclava sp. GXIMD4216 includes the following:
- a CDS encoding class I SAM-dependent methyltransferase, translating to MAQNIYDDPDFFAGYSQLPRQVQGLDGAPEWPAIRALLPDVTGKKVADLGCGFGWASRWFRENGAASVLGLDLSRNMIDRARADTDDAAIDYRIGDLDTLDLPQAAFDLIYSALTFHYVQDFGRLMRAIHRALSSGGDLVFTIEHPIFMAATYPHWIKDKDGRKTWPVNGYSMEGERRTDWFAEGVLKHHRTLATTINTLLAAGFALRRIEEFAPAPDQIAAMPQLAEEMERPMMLMVSAYKI from the coding sequence ATGGCACAGAATATCTACGACGACCCCGATTTCTTCGCTGGCTACAGCCAGCTTCCCCGACAGGTGCAAGGGCTGGATGGTGCGCCGGAATGGCCCGCCATCCGCGCGTTGCTGCCGGACGTCACAGGCAAGAAGGTGGCCGATCTGGGCTGCGGCTTCGGTTGGGCATCCCGCTGGTTTCGAGAAAACGGTGCAGCTTCGGTTCTAGGGCTTGATCTGTCTCGGAACATGATCGACCGAGCCCGGGCCGACACTGACGATGCCGCCATCGACTATCGCATCGGCGATCTCGACACGCTTGATCTTCCGCAAGCCGCATTCGATCTGATTTATAGTGCGCTAACCTTCCACTACGTACAGGACTTCGGGCGGCTGATGCGTGCGATCCACCGCGCGCTGTCGTCCGGCGGCGATCTGGTTTTCACTATAGAACACCCGATCTTCATGGCCGCGACCTATCCGCATTGGATCAAGGACAAGGACGGTCGGAAAACCTGGCCGGTCAACGGCTATTCAATGGAGGGCGAACGCCGCACCGATTGGTTCGCGGAGGGTGTGCTGAAGCACCACCGGACGCTGGCGACCACGATCAACACGCTGCTGGCCGCAGGCTTCGCGCTGCGCCGGATCGAGGAATTTGCCCCGGCGCCGGATCAGATCGCGGCGATGCCGCAACTGGCCGAAGAGATGGAACGGCCGATGATGCTGATGGTTTCGGCATACAAGATCTAA
- a CDS encoding S8 family peptidase yields the protein MAQLEHLQLIRARVPIARRKTGGGGAPPGRGGGHGGALQAETRTAMAEQIAAKPAAFVDPSLLLRVQVDGHIAESDWERLGLLVVSSDADRTVLLFSSTGDLTEFMDRLSKFDAPPANPGQKNPNYAGLVGRIDGIGGLAPRDRLGPKIKAEGITEAEDLQDDVQYVLDIELWEFGTRPQREAKVAEIEQFLVAQGGAVYDTYIGPSITVMRVEATGRGLRPLLGVPEIAIIDLPPEPDLVAQPMVALDAGRMPPVLDPAEGAPIIGILDSGVNDHPLLNGLVVGRHLGEGIVGAADVWGHGTSVAGAALFGDLRDAIPAGSLEPVGRLAVAKVVGDNGRFPERRTVPRVMDTAIRTLHADQGCRLFVLSLGDTNANLPQGRVGPWAATLDALARELDVLIVVSAGNRGRPRPFMAATSEELVTVYPTYLLEPENRLAEPAGAANVMTVGAVAGGTGLDARHAHDANVRPITHEWGEPSPFTRVGPGAGGVRKPDVVDLGGTAVFDVPSVSLAGAPRLPAAGVITLNHRYTEQFLTAAGGTSFAAPLLIHKAARLLRRMPNASANLLRALLVGAARSPDAFERRLGVMTAAERVRIGGNGVVDPIRAAYSDDHRVVLYAEDALEMDQFAVYRLPIPPEFRTGGDRTIRVSLAYDPPVRRTRSDYLGTKMDFRLLRGIDEAELFEHFRERDKTLEGAAPAVPPRFKCKLQPGSDERAGNTVQTASVTFKRDTGEYGEVYYLVVRCLSHWAVDQVFDQRFAVVVELEHQPEIRIYNRVRERVQVRA from the coding sequence ATGGCACAGCTCGAGCACCTGCAACTGATCCGTGCCCGCGTGCCGATCGCGCGCCGCAAAACCGGCGGAGGCGGCGCCCCGCCCGGACGCGGCGGCGGTCATGGCGGTGCCCTTCAGGCGGAGACCCGGACTGCGATGGCAGAGCAGATAGCCGCAAAGCCAGCCGCCTTCGTCGACCCCTCTCTACTCCTTCGCGTACAAGTTGACGGTCATATCGCCGAGAGCGATTGGGAGAGGCTCGGCCTCTTGGTCGTCTCCAGCGATGCGGATCGCACTGTCCTGCTCTTCTCTTCGACAGGCGACCTGACTGAGTTCATGGACCGCCTCAGTAAGTTCGACGCACCGCCAGCCAACCCGGGTCAGAAAAATCCGAACTACGCCGGCCTCGTGGGGAGAATTGATGGGATCGGAGGGCTCGCCCCGCGTGACCGGCTCGGGCCGAAGATCAAAGCTGAGGGCATCACTGAAGCTGAGGATCTTCAGGACGATGTTCAGTACGTCCTCGACATCGAACTCTGGGAGTTCGGCACCCGGCCTCAGCGCGAAGCGAAGGTTGCGGAAATCGAACAGTTTCTTGTCGCCCAAGGCGGAGCCGTATACGACACCTATATAGGGCCCTCCATAACCGTAATGCGCGTGGAAGCGACGGGTCGCGGCCTTCGGCCCCTCCTCGGGGTGCCCGAAATCGCGATCATCGACCTACCGCCGGAGCCGGATCTCGTAGCCCAACCGATGGTGGCCTTGGACGCGGGCAGGATGCCCCCTGTCCTTGATCCGGCGGAGGGTGCGCCGATCATCGGCATCCTCGACAGCGGCGTAAATGATCATCCTCTACTAAACGGGCTCGTTGTCGGTCGTCACCTCGGCGAGGGCATAGTAGGCGCTGCCGATGTTTGGGGACACGGCACATCAGTCGCAGGAGCGGCACTCTTCGGTGACCTACGCGACGCGATTCCAGCAGGTTCCTTGGAGCCGGTCGGACGTCTGGCCGTGGCCAAGGTCGTGGGCGACAACGGCCGGTTCCCCGAAAGACGCACCGTGCCCCGTGTAATGGATACGGCAATTCGCACGCTACACGCGGACCAAGGCTGTAGGCTGTTCGTGCTGTCTCTTGGCGATACTAACGCTAACCTACCACAGGGTCGCGTTGGTCCCTGGGCCGCGACCCTTGACGCGCTCGCTCGCGAGCTCGACGTACTAATCGTCGTCTCCGCCGGCAATCGGGGGCGCCCGAGACCCTTCATGGCAGCTACGTCTGAGGAGTTGGTAACCGTATACCCAACCTATCTGCTCGAGCCTGAAAACCGGTTGGCTGAGCCCGCGGGCGCAGCGAACGTCATGACAGTCGGCGCTGTGGCGGGAGGGACGGGCCTCGACGCTCGGCATGCGCATGATGCAAATGTTCGACCGATTACGCATGAATGGGGCGAGCCCTCGCCATTCACACGGGTTGGACCTGGTGCGGGCGGTGTGCGAAAGCCCGACGTCGTCGATCTCGGCGGCACAGCCGTCTTCGACGTACCTTCGGTCAGCTTGGCAGGCGCGCCGCGTCTACCCGCAGCGGGGGTCATCACGCTGAATCATCGCTACACCGAGCAGTTCCTCACTGCCGCCGGGGGCACATCTTTCGCCGCGCCGCTATTGATCCACAAAGCCGCGCGCCTACTACGCCGTATGCCCAATGCGTCTGCCAACCTTTTACGAGCGCTCCTCGTGGGCGCGGCGCGCTCGCCTGATGCCTTCGAACGACGGTTGGGTGTAATGACAGCTGCCGAGCGCGTCAGGATTGGAGGCAACGGTGTCGTTGACCCCATCCGCGCCGCCTATTCGGATGATCATCGTGTCGTCCTCTACGCTGAGGACGCCTTAGAGATGGATCAATTCGCAGTATATAGACTGCCCATCCCACCTGAGTTCCGAACGGGTGGGGACCGTACGATCCGGGTCTCCCTGGCCTACGACCCGCCCGTCCGGCGCACCCGTAGTGACTATCTCGGCACCAAAATGGATTTCCGACTGCTGCGCGGCATCGACGAGGCAGAGCTCTTTGAGCACTTCCGCGAACGAGACAAGACGTTGGAGGGGGCAGCGCCAGCCGTGCCTCCGAGGTTTAAGTGCAAGCTCCAACCCGGATCGGACGAGCGCGCGGGTAACACAGTCCAGACGGCCTCTGTAACTTTCAAACGTGATACGGGGGAGTACGGAGAGGTCTACTACCTCGTCGTGCGGTGTCTCTCCCATTGGGCGGTGGACCAAGTTTTTGATCAGCGGTTCGCAGTCGTCGTGGAACTTGAGCATCAACCGGAGATCAGAATTTACAACCGTGTTCGTGAGCGCGTGCAGGTACGGGCCTGA
- a CDS encoding multicopper oxidase domain-containing protein: MTTLTRRGFLAASVATSAGLLLPARVKAQGAAHSLKATTRTLEVNGRAATVMGLVNAQGTQGLTLAPGERFRVDLTNDLDMETIIHWHGQIPPNAQDGAPNTNPMLEVGEIRAYDFAPRAGTFWMHSHVPQHELGLLAAPLIVRSAEEQAEDRREVVMFLHDFSFLAPEEVLDQLAGGHMEGHDMSGHQMGGGSAPLSHQTMSHGNMSGMDMSSMTMDHSSESGMDHMSGMAMDLNDFEFDAYLANDRTLDDPEVVTVEKGGRVRLRVINGSSMTAYWLDLGALEGALVAVDGEQVQPVAGSRFPISPAQRMDILVDLPAQSGAYPVLAKREGSTKQTGLVLASAGATIAKLSGDAETETPAATQDLDLEYRLRAVQSLPAREVSRHHDVMLGGSMDPYRWTINGQVWANHAPIPVIHGERVEMTFHNMSMMAHPMHLHGHVFQVVAINGRRFAGARRDTVVVPPMSMVTIAFDAGETARWMLHCHHMGHLATGMMTELQVTTNV; the protein is encoded by the coding sequence ATGACCACATTGACCCGTCGCGGCTTTCTGGCCGCAAGTGTTGCCACATCAGCTGGCCTGCTTCTTCCTGCCCGCGTGAAGGCGCAAGGCGCCGCGCATAGCCTCAAGGCGACCACTCGCACCCTTGAGGTAAACGGGCGCGCCGCCACCGTTATGGGCCTTGTGAATGCACAGGGCACCCAAGGGCTGACCCTCGCCCCCGGTGAGCGTTTCCGCGTCGATCTGACAAATGATCTCGATATGGAGACGATCATCCACTGGCATGGGCAGATCCCGCCCAATGCGCAGGATGGTGCGCCCAATACCAACCCGATGCTGGAGGTGGGCGAGATCCGCGCCTATGATTTCGCACCCCGTGCGGGCACGTTCTGGATGCATTCGCATGTGCCCCAGCACGAGCTTGGCCTGCTGGCGGCGCCTCTCATTGTCCGGAGCGCCGAGGAACAGGCGGAGGACCGGCGGGAGGTCGTGATGTTCCTCCATGATTTCAGCTTCCTCGCGCCGGAGGAGGTGCTCGACCAGCTGGCCGGTGGCCATATGGAGGGCCATGATATGTCGGGCCATCAGATGGGAGGCGGCTCTGCGCCCCTGTCTCACCAAACTATGTCGCATGGGAATATGTCGGGCATGGATATGTCTAGCATGACCATGGACCATTCCAGCGAATCGGGAATGGATCATATGTCCGGTATGGCGATGGATCTGAACGATTTCGAGTTCGACGCCTATCTCGCCAATGACCGCACGCTCGACGATCCGGAGGTCGTGACGGTGGAAAAGGGCGGGCGCGTCCGTCTGCGCGTCATAAACGGCTCCTCGATGACCGCCTATTGGCTCGATCTTGGCGCGCTCGAGGGGGCGCTGGTCGCGGTGGATGGCGAGCAAGTCCAGCCCGTGGCGGGCAGCCGTTTCCCGATTTCTCCGGCTCAGCGGATGGATATCCTTGTGGATCTTCCTGCGCAAAGCGGGGCCTATCCGGTTCTTGCCAAGCGCGAGGGCAGCACCAAGCAGACCGGCCTTGTTCTGGCCAGCGCAGGCGCTACGATCGCAAAGCTATCAGGCGATGCGGAGACCGAAACACCGGCCGCGACGCAGGATCTAGATCTGGAATACCGGCTGCGGGCAGTGCAAAGCCTTCCCGCGCGCGAGGTCAGCCGTCACCACGATGTTATGCTGGGCGGCAGCATGGATCCCTATCGCTGGACGATCAACGGTCAGGTCTGGGCCAATCATGCACCCATTCCGGTAATCCATGGCGAGCGGGTCGAGATGACCTTCCACAACATGTCGATGATGGCGCATCCGATGCATCTACATGGCCATGTGTTCCAGGTCGTGGCGATTAACGGCCGCCGTTTTGCGGGGGCCAGACGCGATACAGTCGTGGTGCCACCGATGAGCATGGTCACCATCGCCTTCGATGCCGGAGAGACTGCGCGCTGGATGCTACATTGTCACCATATGGGCCACCTCGCGACAGGAATGATGACCGAGTTGCAGGTTACTACGAACGTCTAA
- a CDS encoding VOC family protein, which translates to MTGLSPFRTGNLELELADNFGGHDLANALVPEFSVSDWRRSKAFYCDVLGFKCAYERPEEGFCYLQLGDAELMIDQIGQGRTFDDGYLPVSYPFGMGLNVQIRVPSVDPLVEALADINHPLFLPVEEKWYRVGDAEGGNRQFVVADPDGYLLRFFQDLGMRRPGA; encoded by the coding sequence ATGACCGGTTTGAGCCCTTTCCGGACGGGTAACCTCGAGCTAGAGCTGGCTGATAATTTTGGAGGGCATGATTTGGCTAACGCACTAGTTCCCGAATTTTCAGTCTCGGATTGGCGTCGTTCAAAGGCGTTCTATTGCGATGTGCTTGGTTTCAAGTGCGCCTATGAGCGTCCCGAAGAAGGCTTCTGCTATCTCCAACTTGGCGATGCGGAGCTGATGATCGATCAGATAGGACAAGGCCGCACCTTCGATGATGGGTATCTTCCTGTAAGCTATCCCTTTGGTATGGGCCTGAATGTTCAAATCCGTGTGCCATCTGTGGACCCGCTTGTTGAAGCTCTAGCCGACATCAACCACCCACTTTTTCTTCCTGTGGAGGAAAAATGGTATCGCGTTGGGGATGCCGAAGGAGGAAACAGGCAATTCGTGGTCGCCGACCCGGATGGCTATCTGCTACGGTTCTTTCAGGACCTTGGAATGCGTAGGCCCGGCGCTTGA
- a CDS encoding TniQ family protein produces the protein MDAATGGARRVQRLPLSLDMEPYETATSLCSRISGRNGLPRMRVLCRDFSINSVALGNGEEEAVARVARLAGVEPAQLQLHTPTLIEVGRYRVGHETIKFSAMLRRGGQLCPLCIAEDECRDPKFGPYQRDIWQVAAFRHCQKHGVAFERPQFACRLGDIHDFTQVLKTWAPSAIIEVGTDGSALEEYLLSRIRTGAGADWIDRQAFHVVWQASEALGLLLKEGPQAKLHHQPTDKLIRAGAAGYEVLRKGLDALQVTLTDLRETGGQHMNNYGKLYGPLLSCLLERRRDPEFDEIRRFVRGYILQNFRIAPNTSVLGEQTEGNQMFTALTASRHFDVSLSMLNRQLKKEGLRPEGRPNEKSDPKLLVSRDRMEQVVAEVRKLSSITVTRAVIGADRHIMDRLWESGLLVPHYPDDGGTPVFHHDDIMQFLKRLQDAATAVRKPSRYWRPLTSAALKIHCSTVWLIEQALSGKLQLAARMSGPFQIADFLVSMNQLRALLSEVSEGMVTAAEAAKWLAADIPTIHALASSGLLPSQLAENRLANRPQRLFSKADLDAFAHSHVVMRALNGARRAKYTDTLAFIEQHGAQPVLSDPKVKPIFKRQHLEHIASLEGGRAAVMAFVD, from the coding sequence TTGGATGCGGCGACCGGAGGCGCACGCAGAGTGCAGCGCTTACCTCTCTCGCTTGACATGGAGCCATACGAAACCGCGACATCTCTGTGTTCACGAATTTCGGGCAGGAACGGTTTGCCGCGGATGCGCGTGCTGTGCCGTGATTTTTCGATAAACAGCGTGGCCCTCGGCAACGGCGAGGAGGAGGCGGTTGCCCGCGTCGCACGTCTTGCCGGGGTGGAGCCTGCCCAGCTGCAGCTTCATACCCCAACATTGATCGAAGTCGGTCGATATCGGGTCGGCCATGAGACTATCAAGTTCTCTGCCATGTTGCGACGGGGAGGGCAGCTTTGCCCGCTCTGTATCGCAGAGGATGAATGCCGCGATCCAAAGTTCGGGCCCTATCAGAGGGATATCTGGCAGGTCGCCGCGTTCCGGCACTGCCAAAAGCATGGTGTTGCGTTTGAGCGCCCGCAGTTTGCATGTCGGTTAGGCGATATCCACGATTTCACGCAGGTGCTGAAGACATGGGCCCCAAGCGCGATCATTGAGGTCGGAACCGATGGGTCCGCTTTAGAGGAGTATCTGCTCAGCCGCATCCGGACGGGGGCTGGCGCGGATTGGATCGACCGGCAGGCGTTCCACGTCGTGTGGCAAGCGTCAGAAGCTCTGGGCCTTCTTTTGAAGGAGGGCCCACAGGCCAAGTTGCATCATCAGCCCACAGATAAGCTGATCCGCGCAGGGGCGGCGGGCTATGAGGTTTTGCGCAAAGGGCTGGATGCGCTGCAGGTGACATTGACTGACCTCCGAGAAACGGGCGGTCAGCATATGAATAACTACGGCAAGCTCTACGGCCCACTTTTGAGCTGCCTTCTGGAGCGCCGCCGCGACCCCGAGTTTGACGAAATCCGTCGCTTCGTGCGGGGCTACATCCTGCAGAACTTCCGCATCGCGCCAAACACCTCGGTGCTGGGTGAACAGACCGAGGGCAACCAGATGTTCACGGCGCTGACCGCGAGCCGGCATTTCGATGTGTCCCTATCCATGCTCAATCGCCAGCTGAAAAAGGAGGGGCTTCGGCCGGAGGGCAGGCCGAATGAAAAAAGCGATCCCAAACTCCTCGTGTCGCGTGATCGCATGGAGCAGGTGGTCGCAGAGGTCCGCAAACTGTCATCGATCACGGTGACACGGGCAGTGATTGGCGCCGATCGACATATCATGGATCGCCTATGGGAATCGGGACTTTTGGTGCCGCATTACCCCGATGATGGCGGAACGCCCGTGTTCCACCATGACGACATCATGCAGTTTCTAAAGCGCCTGCAAGACGCCGCCACAGCGGTGCGGAAGCCTTCGCGCTATTGGCGTCCGCTGACCTCGGCAGCGCTGAAGATACATTGCTCGACCGTCTGGCTTATCGAGCAAGCTCTCTCGGGAAAGTTGCAATTGGCGGCGCGAATGTCAGGCCCGTTCCAGATTGCGGATTTCCTGGTTTCGATGAACCAGCTCCGTGCGCTTCTCAGTGAGGTGTCCGAAGGCATGGTAACGGCAGCCGAGGCCGCAAAATGGCTCGCGGCAGATATTCCGACAATCCACGCGCTGGCATCATCGGGGCTTTTGCCGTCGCAGCTTGCCGAAAACAGGCTCGCCAACCGGCCGCAGAGGCTGTTTTCCAAAGCCGATCTGGACGCCTTTGCGCATTCCCATGTGGTCATGCGCGCTTTGAACGGGGCGCGAAGGGCAAAATACACGGACACGCTGGCCTTCATAGAACAGCACGGCGCGCAGCCGGTGCTTTCCGACCCGAAGGTAAAGCCGATCTTCAAACGCCAGCATCTCGAGCATATTGCCAGTCTTGAGGGGGGGCGAGCAGCTGTCATGGCTTTTGTCGATTGA
- a CDS encoding ATP-binding protein, whose product MARGELMKKLITSYGRDDKFRTVVEQIIGEEERKGNRVLAGSLRKSLDRLGEGSTQTAPASKLLPFPDEARDFIQRVEPQRTPAELHLSHENKELFAGIIREFRQADRLHRHGLEVRSKLLFCGPPGTGKTMCAEVFAGELGLPFFHVRLDSLVSSYLGETATNIRKTFEFARRQPCVLFFDEFDALARSREEPTETGELRRVVNSLLMFIEQIEPGGFLIAATNLAGQLDQAIWRRFDEVVWFDLPNARMIEAYMRHAFRNVATSIDPAIYVDRLTGCSYAELARITQQAIKLSILDGNTGVTDGHLRSALRNSERRRARACEGGAGTTSV is encoded by the coding sequence ATGGCACGCGGCGAACTGATGAAAAAGCTCATAACGAGCTACGGTCGGGATGACAAATTCCGCACCGTAGTCGAGCAGATCATCGGCGAGGAGGAGCGCAAGGGCAATCGAGTGCTCGCGGGCTCCCTGCGCAAGTCTCTCGATCGCCTCGGTGAAGGTTCGACCCAAACGGCTCCTGCAAGTAAGCTCCTGCCCTTCCCGGACGAGGCACGCGATTTCATCCAGCGGGTGGAGCCGCAGCGCACACCCGCCGAGCTTCACCTGTCGCATGAGAATAAGGAACTTTTCGCCGGCATCATCCGCGAGTTCCGGCAAGCGGACCGCCTGCACCGCCATGGTCTCGAGGTACGCTCCAAGCTTCTCTTCTGCGGCCCGCCCGGCACGGGCAAGACCATGTGCGCGGAGGTGTTTGCCGGTGAACTGGGGCTACCCTTTTTCCACGTACGCCTCGACAGCCTCGTGTCGTCATATCTCGGAGAGACGGCCACCAACATCCGCAAGACCTTCGAGTTCGCACGGCGCCAGCCTTGCGTCCTATTTTTCGACGAGTTTGACGCGCTTGCGCGCTCGCGGGAAGAGCCGACCGAGACCGGTGAATTGCGCCGTGTGGTCAACAGTCTACTAATGTTCATTGAGCAGATTGAGCCCGGCGGGTTTCTGATCGCCGCGACGAACCTCGCGGGCCAGCTTGATCAGGCAATTTGGCGGAGATTCGACGAGGTGGTCTGGTTCGATCTACCCAACGCGCGGATGATCGAAGCTTATATGCGGCACGCTTTCCGCAACGTGGCGACTTCCATTGATCCGGCTATCTATGTCGATCGCCTGACGGGTTGTTCCTATGCGGAACTGGCTCGGATCACCCAACAAGCGATCAAGCTGTCGATCTTGGATGGTAACACGGGTGTGACAGACGGTCACTTACGCTCAGCCCTGCGCAATTCCGAACGCCGGCGCGCGAGGGCTTGCGAAGGTGGTGCGGGCACCACTTCCGTATAG
- a CDS encoding recombinase family protein, which yields MHFFTHSENHLRVEDNKFRIKQIMNIGGGVKFYFSEDCDKSHEAAISLIRRIRRVARSQECSISFEGLRPLGRQPSEIMNRLSSLHRAGASIDVKLGDDCDLKLGQAVPVLLQVLSAVERKNTSQRTQRELRHAKSSNTVSGRPLVMTLQRQVTAARMLAQGKSGMQILPVVRALAGPPISQSAYYLWQKAWLAERQVSGQAIHRG from the coding sequence TTGCACTTTTTCACTCACTCAGAAAATCACTTGCGAGTAGAGGACAACAAGTTCAGAATAAAACAAATCATGAACATTGGGGGCGGCGTGAAATTCTACTTTTCAGAAGACTGCGACAAATCCCATGAAGCAGCCATCAGTTTGATACGTCGAATACGGCGTGTCGCTCGATCGCAGGAGTGCTCGATTTCCTTCGAAGGACTGCGGCCCCTCGGACGACAACCATCTGAAATCATGAATAGGCTATCTTCACTGCATCGGGCGGGTGCTTCTATCGATGTCAAACTAGGCGATGATTGTGATCTGAAACTTGGGCAAGCCGTACCGGTGTTGCTGCAGGTCTTGTCAGCGGTGGAACGGAAAAATACGTCCCAACGAACGCAAAGAGAGCTGCGCCACGCAAAGTCTTCTAATACCGTATCCGGGCGACCTTTGGTGATGACGCTTCAGCGCCAGGTGACAGCGGCTCGAATGCTGGCTCAAGGCAAAAGTGGCATGCAGATTTTGCCCGTCGTCCGTGCCTTGGCAGGTCCGCCGATCAGTCAATCTGCATATTATCTTTGGCAGAAGGCATGGCTTGCCGAGAGGCAAGTTTCGGGACAAGCCATTCATCGCGGATGA